A DNA window from Candidatus Desulfatibia profunda contains the following coding sequences:
- a CDS encoding CDP-alcohol phosphatidyltransferase family protein produces MFSIMPAKLNFQRRFSAILVYGRPPLVFGGMLCALAVMWNRSPLLYTLGVTLLFISMSFDLIDGWFATRFQLHSTLAHLADRVMDKIVFSIIFPLVAVGSMWRLLFTSPAGTKAELLHGILVLILCVTVLIRDNFAHFMRFFAMRTGPEPEPREFTRLRTVVAAPVGTLLYAHAFFVPSSLDSSIYAWISWLGNLPLRVLFIIEILFLIINFGSIAAYCRKYGTYCLDEICDEDELLRRNILAFFPNALTIMNAMMGLLAVLFAYQDRIREAYLFLIGAAIFDKLDGALARKLGLTEPLPGQDRPRYISLGGILDDIADAVSFCIVPAWIFYLLLADFADPVIRQLPVGLIAVLYAGLGIGRLVYFTLDRTPIPGFFKGMPTPAAALLVVAPLIMFNQSVQEASELARYWGIFCFGLMIFGAVMMNFYPIRYLHLGRFMDRHSWFGRLNMLLLVVSILTPYLGYVALIYMFLYVLSPLITGRILPNQEKTDQK; encoded by the coding sequence ATGTTTAGTATCATGCCGGCAAAACTCAATTTTCAGAGAAGATTTTCAGCCATACTGGTTTATGGAAGGCCTCCATTGGTCTTTGGCGGAATGCTCTGCGCCCTGGCGGTCATGTGGAACCGCAGTCCGCTGCTCTATACCCTGGGAGTAACGCTGCTTTTTATTTCCATGAGCTTCGACCTGATCGACGGATGGTTTGCCACCCGCTTTCAGCTCCATTCCACTCTGGCCCATCTCGCCGACCGCGTCATGGACAAGATCGTCTTTTCAATCATTTTCCCGCTGGTGGCGGTCGGCAGCATGTGGCGCCTTCTGTTTACTTCGCCGGCTGGTACCAAGGCTGAATTACTGCACGGCATCTTGGTTCTGATCTTGTGCGTAACGGTTCTTATACGCGACAATTTTGCCCACTTCATGCGTTTTTTTGCCATGCGCACGGGACCGGAACCTGAACCAAGAGAGTTTACTCGACTCAGAACCGTCGTAGCCGCACCGGTTGGCACCCTTTTATACGCGCATGCTTTTTTTGTTCCAAGCAGCCTGGATTCCAGTATCTATGCCTGGATTTCCTGGCTGGGCAATCTGCCCCTGCGTGTGTTGTTTATAATAGAAATACTCTTTTTAATCATCAACTTCGGATCTATCGCCGCGTACTGCCGTAAATACGGAACCTACTGTTTGGACGAAATCTGTGACGAGGATGAACTCCTGCGGCGAAACATTTTGGCCTTTTTCCCCAATGCCTTGACCATCATGAATGCCATGATGGGGCTGCTGGCCGTGCTGTTTGCCTATCAGGATCGCATTCGGGAGGCCTATCTGTTCCTGATCGGGGCTGCCATCTTTGACAAACTGGACGGGGCTCTGGCTCGAAAATTGGGACTGACGGAACCGCTGCCCGGCCAGGACCGGCCGCGCTATATCAGCCTGGGAGGTATTCTGGATGACATCGCCGATGCCGTCAGTTTCTGCATTGTCCCGGCCTGGATCTTTTATCTGTTGCTCGCAGACTTTGCCGATCCCGTGATCCGGCAGCTTCCGGTGGGACTGATTGCCGTGCTGTATGCCGGTCTGGGGATCGGCCGCCTGGTCTACTTTACCCTTGACCGCACTCCCATTCCCGGATTCTTTAAAGGCATGCCGACCCCGGCCGCGGCCTTACTGGTGGTTGCACCGTTGATCATGTTCAATCAGTCCGTTCAGGAAGCTTCGGAATTGGCCCGCTATTGGGGCATTTTCTGTTTCGGACTGATGATTTTCGGGGCGGTGATGATGAACTTTTATCCGATACGTTACCTGCATCTCGGACGCTTTATGGACCGGCATTCCTGGTTCGGCCGGCTGAACATGCTGCTGTTGGTTGTCTCCATATTAACGCCCTATCTTGGATACGTGGCCTTAATCTATATGTTCCTGTATGTCCTTTCGCCCCTGATCACCGGGCGCATCCTGCCGAACCAAGAAAAAACAGACCAAAAATAG
- a CDS encoding periplasmic heavy metal sensor, translated as MNTNHSKTLIAVLAAIAVLGIGTYAFAGRGWGHHGEYGYGHHMYGHHNDYGPSGDDGDDYGPVRGYRGDLPREQSEQLDKERDAFYQATEKLRGDLYQKELALRSELAKENPDSDTAAKLQKEISDLRADLDQKRIDHLIKLRKVAPNAGRGWGRGYGPGGGYCGR; from the coding sequence ATGAACACGAACCACTCAAAAACCTTGATTGCGGTTCTGGCGGCAATTGCCGTTCTGGGAATCGGAACTTATGCCTTTGCCGGCCGGGGCTGGGGTCACCATGGAGAATATGGATACGGTCACCACATGTACGGCCATCACAATGATTACGGCCCTTCCGGAGACGACGGCGATGATTACGGCCCGGTCAGGGGCTACCGTGGCGATCTGCCCCGGGAGCAAAGCGAACAACTCGACAAGGAACGGGATGCTTTTTACCAGGCCACTGAAAAACTCAGAGGCGACCTCTACCAAAAAGAGCTGGCCTTGAGAAGTGAATTGGCCAAGGAGAATCCGGACAGCGACACGGCCGCTAAACTTCAGAAAGAAATTTCAGATCTCAGAGCCGATCTCGACCAGAAGCGGATCGACCATTTGATCAAGCTTCGCAAGGTAGCTCCCAACGCCGGAAGGGGCTGGGGCAGGGGATACGGCCCCGGTGGGGGATACTGCGGGCGATAA
- a CDS encoding DUF3524 domain-containing protein, whose amino-acid sequence MKFIFLEPFFGGSHRNFAQGLISHSKHEIYLFTMPSRFWKWRMRGAALYFAKKIPSLKNYDGFISTNLMSLSDFKALCGPSCPPSLVYFHENQLTYPLAPGESRDFQFGFTDITTALAADRVLFNSQTHFDAFFSNLPAFLNMMPEYRPKWVVEVIRKKAHVLYPGCLFPAAQGALSDFPPHTEAPPLIIWNHRWEFDKNPADFFCALDAVLERNLDFRLALLGENFQMVPKEFIAAQQRYGHRIVRYGHEPSRKKYCEWLERGAIVISTAKQENFGMAVVEAIRYGCIPLLPARLSYPEIIPQNYHSEVLYQDQADLVDKLALRISNTSRFQILRRNLSKAMEHFAWENLIDQYDEFLEKLANLKPFPG is encoded by the coding sequence TTGAAATTTATTTTTTTAGAGCCTTTTTTCGGCGGCTCACATCGAAATTTTGCTCAAGGTTTAATCTCGCATTCCAAACACGAAATTTATCTGTTCACAATGCCGTCCCGCTTCTGGAAGTGGCGCATGCGCGGGGCGGCATTGTATTTTGCCAAAAAAATTCCCTCCTTGAAAAACTATGACGGCTTCATCAGCACCAATCTCATGAGCCTGTCGGATTTTAAAGCGCTTTGCGGCCCATCCTGTCCGCCGTCATTGGTATATTTTCACGAAAACCAGCTTACCTATCCCCTGGCGCCCGGTGAGTCCCGGGACTTTCAGTTCGGTTTCACCGACATCACCACCGCCTTGGCCGCCGATCGAGTTCTTTTTAATTCGCAAACCCATTTTGATGCGTTTTTCTCAAATCTTCCCGCTTTTTTGAACATGATGCCCGAATACCGGCCCAAATGGGTGGTCGAGGTTATCCGCAAAAAAGCACACGTCCTCTACCCCGGATGCCTGTTTCCTGCTGCTCAAGGCGCTTTATCCGATTTTCCGCCTCACACCGAAGCCCCTCCCCTGATTATCTGGAATCACCGCTGGGAATTTGATAAGAATCCGGCAGACTTTTTTTGCGCTCTGGATGCGGTACTCGAGCGAAACCTCGATTTTCGCCTGGCGCTTTTGGGAGAAAATTTTCAGATGGTCCCCAAAGAGTTTATTGCCGCCCAACAGCGTTACGGACACCGGATCGTTCGCTACGGCCATGAACCTTCCCGGAAAAAATACTGTGAATGGCTGGAACGCGGCGCCATTGTAATCAGCACCGCCAAACAGGAAAATTTCGGTATGGCGGTGGTCGAGGCGATCCGTTACGGTTGCATCCCGCTTTTGCCCGCTCGTCTCTCCTATCCGGAAATCATCCCGCAAAATTACCATTCAGAGGTTCTCTATCAAGACCAGGCCGATCTGGTTGACAAACTTGCCTTGCGGATATCGAACACTTCCCGGTTCCAGATACTGCGTCGAAATCTCTCCAAAGCCATGGAGCATTTTGCCTGGGAAAATCTGATCGACCAATATGATGAATTTCTAGAAAAGCTGGCGAACCTGAAGCCTTTTCCGGGTTAG